One genomic window of bacterium includes the following:
- a CDS encoding tagaturonate epimerase family protein, translating into MKSLISKAYNKVYPESKIERNGKIYLLAKKDLKKYLVSDDTEFEKSVEKISKYNVYEKTHFNALRLRNLFKHLNPAACGIKRSFGFGDRLGLATPGHIKTIKGRDIFPILSQQSTHRS; encoded by the coding sequence ATGAAGTCCCTTATTTCAAAAGCTTACAACAAGGTTTATCCTGAATCTAAGATAGAGAGGAATGGCAAGATTTATCTTCTTGCAAAAAAAGACCTTAAGAAATATCTGGTTTCGGATGATACGGAATTTGAGAAGTCTGTAGAAAAGATATCTAAATATAATGTCTATGAAAAAACTCACTTCAATGCTCTTAGATTGCGTAATTTATTCAAGCATCTTAATCCCGCTGCTTGCGGAATTAAGAGAAGTTTTGGTTTTGGAGACAGATTGGGATTAGCTACTCCGGGCCATATTAAGACCATTAAAGGCAGGGATATATTTCCGATTCTTTCCCAGCAGTCAACGCACAGGTC